The genomic DNA ACTTTATCTGGCTACCAACGATTATACACAGGCCGAAGCTGCGTTCACTTCATTAGAGAATTCACCTTTTGATGACTGGAAACTTTCTGCACAATCCTCAAAAGCCCGAGTCATGCTGGCTCAAAATCAGGTCGACCAGGCGTTATCGGCTTTCGATGCCGTTTTGAAAGCTCCTGCCAAAGACGAATCCTCCAAACAGCGTCAGCTCGAAGCGAAACTTGGTAAGGCCAAATGCCTGAATATCAAAAATCAATATGATCAGGCACTCAAATTACTAGCAGATGTTATTTCCAATGCTCAGGAATCCGATTCTCGTCTGCAGGGAGAAGCACAAGTCCTGAGAGGAACGGCTCTGTTAGGACAAGGCAAAACTCAGGAAGCCATTCTAGCTTACCTGCTGGTTGATATTCTTTTTTCTGGTCAGCAGGACTATCACGCGGAAGCATTGTACAATCTGGCGAAACTCTGGCCAGCCGTTGGACAACCCGGCCGTGCCGAAGAAGCCAGAGCAAGTTTAGAAACAAATTACCCTAACAGTCCCTGGACTAAGAAACTCTCCGGGGTTTAAAGTCAGCAATTTGGCTCAAACAGATAAGTTTATCAGCTTGGCCAGTTGCTTCTGGATACCCGGTTCGTCATTATTGGAACTTAACATTTTTCATGTGAACAGAGTCTCTTTTCGATCTCTGTCGATTGAAAATCGCTAAAAAAAGCTATTGGTTTGGAGAACACCCTCGTGAAGTTGTCGCATTCAGATTCTGCATCACGCCCGCACATTGCCTTGTTATGTGTCTTGAGCCTTGTATTTTGTTTTGGACTGCAGGTGATGGGACCAGCCAGTCTCACTTCGACTGCCTATGCTCAGGGTGAAGAGGAACCAGCGGCTGAGCCAGCTGCAGAGCCTGCACCTGCGGCCGATTCCGGTTCCAGTGATGCTCCCGAAGAAAAAAGCTTCCTCATCTGGATGATTGAAGCGTCTGGTATTTTCGGGGGAATTCTGTTGATCCTCTCCATCGTCATGATGGCATTGGTCATGACCAATGTGATGCAGGTTAAACGGGATGTCTTCGTGCCTCAGGATTTCGTCGATGAATTTCAGGGAAAACTGGATGCCAAAGATTACAAAGGGGCTTACGATCTTTCCAAAGCGGATGATTCACTGATTGCCCGTATTCTGGCCGTCGGCATGAGCCGTCTGGATCGTGGTTACGAAGCCGCCATCGAAGGGATGCAGGAACTCGGCGAAGAAGAAAATATGACTTACGAGCACAAGCTCAGCTATCTGGCATTGATCTCTTCCGTCGCTCCGATGATTGGGCTGATGGGTACGGTTTACGGTATGATTCTCTCCTTCCAGAAAATCGCCACCGCGACTGTCGCTCCCAAGCCAAGCGAACTGGCCGATGGTATTTCAACTGCTCTGTTTACAACACTCGAAGGACTGGCCGTCGCGATTCCTGCTATGGTTGCCTACAGCATTTTGCGAAACCGTGTCGCCCGTTACATGCTTGAAGTCGGGATGATCAGCGAAGGTCTGATGAGCCGTCTGCCAATCAGCAAACAGCCTACACCTCCTGCTGCTTAATCAAAATCGGAACAATTCTCCTTCAAAATTTGACTTTCTGAGAAATGTCATGAGATATAAACAAACAGCTTCAACGGTCCTTGAACCGGACATGACTCCGATGATCGATGTCGTGTTCCAGTTGATCGCCTTTTTCATGCTGGTGACAAATTTCGAGCAGACTCAGGCCGACGAACGTGTGAAACTCCCGAGTGATCAGTTGGCCCGACCTCCAGAAGCTGCCCGAGACAAAGTTCTGGTCGTTAATATTGGTTTCAATCGAAACAAGCTGGGCGAAAAGACTGATCCTGAGGCTTATATTTTTGAAGGGGATGAACTGATTCCCGTTCTCGATTATGGTCGTCGTCTCCTGGAAGAAAAACGGGTTGCCCAAGCCTTATACGGACCGGAGGGGAATCAGGAAATGACGATCGAAATTCGAGCGGATTCGGAAACTCCCACAGGTCTCATTCAGGAATTGATCAAACTGTCTCAGGAGAACGGATTTGAAAAATTCTCACTCCGTGCCAAACAACTCGTGAAATAACACTT from Rubinisphaera italica includes the following:
- a CDS encoding tetratricopeptide repeat protein, which translates into the protein MRVDRSILMLLMASLAGICLTTNAMAIDIITRKSQENRISGEVTSISKTAIKVKQQTGAEVEIPANDIELIEWDAAPATLKAALGQEANGNYDAAISSLQTVLDGLPVTATNVRTDTQFFIARALAKAALADSARMPEAVARMKAFTDGNITSFRYYEAMDYLGRLYLATNDYTQAEAAFTSLENSPFDDWKLSAQSSKARVMLAQNQVDQALSAFDAVLKAPAKDESSKQRQLEAKLGKAKCLNIKNQYDQALKLLADVISNAQESDSRLQGEAQVLRGTALLGQGKTQEAILAYLLVDILFSGQQDYHAEALYNLAKLWPAVGQPGRAEEARASLETNYPNSPWTKKLSGV
- a CDS encoding MotA/TolQ/ExbB proton channel family protein; the encoded protein is MSLVFCFGLQVMGPASLTSTAYAQGEEEPAAEPAAEPAPAADSGSSDAPEEKSFLIWMIEASGIFGGILLILSIVMMALVMTNVMQVKRDVFVPQDFVDEFQGKLDAKDYKGAYDLSKADDSLIARILAVGMSRLDRGYEAAIEGMQELGEEENMTYEHKLSYLALISSVAPMIGLMGTVYGMILSFQKIATATVAPKPSELADGISTALFTTLEGLAVAIPAMVAYSILRNRVARYMLEVGMISEGLMSRLPISKQPTPPAA
- a CDS encoding ExbD/TolR family protein, whose translation is MRYKQTASTVLEPDMTPMIDVVFQLIAFFMLVTNFEQTQADERVKLPSDQLARPPEAARDKVLVVNIGFNRNKLGEKTDPEAYIFEGDELIPVLDYGRRLLEEKRVAQALYGPEGNQEMTIEIRADSETPTGLIQELIKLSQENGFEKFSLRAKQLVK